One window from the genome of Antechinus flavipes isolate AdamAnt ecotype Samford, QLD, Australia chromosome X, AdamAnt_v2, whole genome shotgun sequence encodes:
- the LOC127542419 gene encoding uncharacterized protein LOC127542419 isoform X2 — MRTLLLILSLQLCLSYSVGPRQWGDNFPVRLGNSEGNGGVQDCWVCHQHPQGGPQVRPNAFFAKAPFPRVTISSLDATPFVLATPQGNSSDPTAPCFLAGKDLLFTHHHNTETVVVTVAHNGHVDIPDVGTLTCTTDTGSASECDLSGACRNFTSATCTSCIGGSQARCTYDYGPPQRVTVGYPFRAYPGKLTHNASAAPSLKLLHNLLKTNIGIDRMSCNYSHPWGRATRRRLQKLTSGTLCAPKGYAFLCKVNAPFYVNISKVPVKRNASDWDPPPPVILSTRCLTPFKHYGACTLGHLRAPFTVYNARTSDTAPTPSRRQKRGFWEKVLRFLREGSAKLVPWSEYFEQEDFLANLTAAMHHQANTS; from the coding sequence ATGAGGACTCTACTCCTGATACTCTCTCTCCAGCTTTGCTTGTCTTACTCTGTGGGCCCTCGCCAGTGGGGAGACAACTTCCCGGTCAGGCTAGGGAACTCTGAGGGTAATGGGGGTGTCCAGGATTGTTGGGTGTGCCACCAACACCCGCAAGGCGGCCCACAGGTGCGGCCTAATGCATTCtttgcaaaggccccattcccacGGGTCACTATCTCGTCCCTGGACGCCACTCCATTTGTACTAGCCACCCCCCAGGGGAACTCCTCTGACCCGACTGCCCCCTGCTTTCTGGCTGGGAAAGATCTCCTATTTACACATCACCACAACACAGAGACAGTGGTTGTCACCGTGGCCCATAATGGCCACGTTGACATCCCTGATGTGGGGACACTGACTTGTACCACCGATACTGGGAGTGCAAGTGAGTGTGACCTCTCTGGAGCCTGCCGCAATTTCACCTCGGCGACTTGTACCAGCTGCATAGGTGGGTCTCAGGCTAGATGCACCTATGACTATGGGCCTCCCCAAAGAGTAACTGTGGGGTATCCGTTCCGGGCTTATCCTGGCAAACTCACCCACAATGCTTCTGCAgcaccttccttgaagcttcttCACAATCTCCTGAAAACTAACATTGGGATCGATAGAATGTCATGTAACTACAGTCATCCTTGGGGACGAGCAACCAGGAGACGGCTACAGAAGCTGACCTCAGGCACCCTCTGTGCGCCAAAGGGATATGCTTTTCTCTGCAAAGTAAATGCTCCTTTCTATGTCAATATTTCCAAGGTTCCTGTTAAGAGGAATGCCTCTGATTGGGACCCTCCCCCACCCGTAATTCTCTCCACCCGTTGCTTAACACCTTTCAAGCACTATGGAGCCTGCACTCTGGGCCACTTAAGGGCTCCTTTCACTGTATATAATGCTAGAACCTCAGACACAGCCCCCACCCCTTCAAGGAGACAGAAGCGAGGATTTTGGGAAAAAGTTCTTCGGTTCTTAAGGGAAGGCTCGGCAAAGCTCGTTCCCTGGTCGGAATACTTTGAACAGGAGGACTTTCTTGCCAACCTTACTGCCGCAATGCACCACCAGGCCAACACATCCTAG